Proteins encoded by one window of Mesorhizobium sp. INR15:
- a CDS encoding ABC transporter ATP-binding protein has translation MAGLELENIKKSFGAVDVIRDVSLSINEGEFVVLVGPSGCGKSTLLRCIAGLEPVSSGRMVQDGTDITSADPVKRGVAMVFQSYALYPHMTVAQNIGFGLKIAGEKKPVIDARVIEIAKLLKLETLLARKPRALSGGQRQRVAIGRALARSPKLFLFDEPLSNLDASLRAEMRVELAKLHATLGNTMIYVTHDQVEGMTLADRIVIMNSGIVEQVGAPLDLFNHPENKFVAGFLGQPSINFVKVMATHRDGTDVTVTLPGGESLKLPIDPARAGDLDGVELGIRPEDVSVSASGGGLKLTIDVIEHLGNETILYGHLVDGQTMTIRLTGQARFAAGQELLLDITAASVIIFDRNGKNIRMKAA, from the coding sequence GTGGCAGGCCTCGAACTGGAAAACATCAAGAAGTCGTTCGGCGCGGTCGACGTCATCCGTGACGTCAGCCTGTCGATCAACGAAGGCGAATTCGTCGTGCTTGTCGGCCCATCCGGCTGCGGCAAGTCGACATTGCTGCGCTGCATCGCCGGGCTTGAGCCGGTCTCGTCTGGCCGCATGGTCCAGGACGGCACCGACATCACCAGTGCCGATCCGGTCAAGCGCGGCGTCGCCATGGTGTTCCAGTCCTACGCGCTCTATCCGCACATGACGGTGGCGCAGAACATCGGCTTCGGCCTCAAGATCGCCGGTGAAAAGAAGCCGGTCATCGATGCCCGCGTCATAGAGATCGCCAAACTGCTGAAGCTGGAGACATTGCTCGCGCGCAAGCCGAGGGCACTGTCCGGCGGCCAGCGCCAGCGCGTCGCCATCGGCCGCGCGCTCGCCCGCAGCCCAAAGCTGTTCCTGTTCGACGAACCGCTATCCAACCTCGACGCTTCGCTGCGTGCCGAGATGCGCGTCGAACTGGCCAAGCTGCACGCCACGCTCGGCAACACGATGATCTATGTCACCCACGACCAGGTGGAAGGCATGACGCTGGCCGACCGCATCGTCATCATGAACAGCGGCATCGTCGAACAGGTCGGCGCACCGCTGGACCTGTTCAACCACCCCGAAAACAAGTTTGTCGCAGGCTTCCTTGGCCAGCCCTCGATCAACTTCGTCAAAGTGATGGCGACGCACCGCGACGGCACGGATGTCACCGTCACGCTGCCCGGCGGCGAAAGCCTGAAACTGCCCATCGACCCCGCCCGGGCTGGCGACCTCGACGGCGTTGAACTCGGCATCCGGCCCGAAGACGTGTCGGTATCGGCAAGCGGCGGCGGGTTGAAGCTGACGATCGACGTGATCGAGCATCTCGGCAACGAGACGATCCTCTATGGTCACCTCGTGGATGGCCAGACGATGACGATTCGCTTGACCGGGCAGGCAAGGTTCGCGGCGGGGCAAGAGCTTCTGCTCGACATTACCGCGGCAAGCGTCATCATCTTCGACCGTAACGGCAAGAACATCCGCATGAAGGCGGCCTGA
- a CDS encoding LysR family transcriptional regulator: protein MNIHDLEAFVAVVETGSIVGASARLNLTQPGVTRRIQNLEEGLSTALLDRQSKPLKPTASGREAYEHGRRVLRSLEDLKAGVSPAGEVKGEFRLGIMPYLSDAALALPLDSLRATYPRLTLRITSGWSPRLVEQVARSELDAVAVCLADGIDPPDELVRDDLGVQSVLLVAAPGLGVPRPASLAELSRFPWVMNENGCGFRAFIRHSFEAARLPFQVGVEALSADLRMSLAARGHGIGIVTPGAFAGSPWRDAVEIIDCPDFRPRVRAWLLHRPPAGRLSRPIALFRDALLEGLKVPMPLVS from the coding sequence ATGAATATCCATGATCTCGAGGCCTTCGTGGCCGTGGTGGAAACCGGCTCGATCGTCGGCGCCTCGGCCCGGCTCAACCTCACCCAGCCCGGCGTGACGCGCCGTATCCAGAACCTGGAGGAGGGGCTGTCGACGGCACTGCTTGACCGCCAGTCGAAGCCGCTGAAACCGACCGCTTCCGGGCGCGAGGCCTATGAGCATGGCCGCCGCGTGCTGCGCTCGCTGGAGGACCTCAAGGCGGGCGTGTCGCCCGCCGGCGAGGTCAAGGGCGAGTTCCGTCTCGGCATCATGCCTTATCTCTCGGACGCGGCACTTGCGCTGCCACTCGACTCCTTGCGCGCCACCTATCCGCGACTGACGCTGCGCATCACCTCCGGCTGGTCGCCAAGGCTGGTCGAACAAGTGGCGCGCAGCGAACTTGACGCCGTGGCCGTCTGCCTGGCCGATGGCATCGATCCGCCGGACGAACTGGTCCGTGACGATCTCGGCGTGCAGTCGGTGCTGCTGGTCGCTGCTCCCGGGCTCGGCGTGCCGAGGCCAGCCAGTCTTGCCGAGCTGTCACGTTTTCCATGGGTGATGAACGAAAACGGCTGCGGCTTTCGCGCCTTCATCCGTCACAGTTTCGAGGCGGCACGGCTGCCCTTTCAGGTCGGCGTCGAGGCATTGAGCGCGGACCTTCGCATGTCGCTGGCGGCGCGCGGCCATGGCATAGGCATCGTCACCCCCGGCGCTTTCGCCGGCAGCCCCTGGCGGGATGCGGTCGAGATCATCGACTGCCCGGATTTTCGGCCGCGAGTGCGCGCATGGCTGCTGCATCGGCCACCGGCGGGCCGGCTCAGCCGGCCCATCGCGCTGTTTCGCGACGCGCTGCTCGAAGGGCTCAAGGTGCCGATGCCGCTGGTTTCGTAA
- a CDS encoding class II D-tagatose-bisphosphate aldolase non-catalytic subunit, with the protein MKADLKSFIRRNRAGQPVAVPSVCSSHPDVIAASAMLAHEYDVPLLIEATSNQVNQFGGYTGMRAADFIGFVSGICAKAGLPRDQIIFGGDHLGPQVWRAEAADTAMAHARELLKSFVEAGFTKIHLDCSEGCRGEAAQVSDAVSAERTAALAKVCEENAPDAGSLSYIVGTEVPPPGGARAGDDGIVATSPDSARATLAAQRGAIERHVSGKAWDRVIGLVVQPGLEFSANDVHRFDSGAPDLLSAVLTDHPHLAFEAHSTDYQRPDVFPELARRHFAILKVGPALTFAYRQAIYALDHIGAWYGSSDRRNPLPATMDALMLAESAHWAKHYTGSAAEVHRLRHFGYADRIRYYWPKAEGAVRAVIGGLEQTSPEPPLIEQYFAPAVMARAETLQGAGASWPRALILAQIQEALLPYFACYGEGG; encoded by the coding sequence ATGAAGGCCGATCTCAAGAGCTTCATCCGCCGCAACCGCGCCGGCCAGCCGGTGGCGGTGCCCTCGGTCTGCTCGTCGCATCCCGATGTCATCGCTGCTTCGGCAATGCTCGCGCATGAATATGATGTGCCACTCCTGATCGAGGCGACCAGCAACCAGGTCAACCAGTTTGGCGGCTATACCGGCATGCGGGCGGCGGACTTCATCGGCTTCGTCTCAGGCATTTGTGCCAAGGCTGGACTACCGCGCGACCAGATCATTTTCGGCGGTGATCATCTTGGCCCACAGGTGTGGCGCGCCGAGGCCGCCGACACCGCGATGGCGCATGCGCGCGAGCTTTTGAAAAGTTTTGTCGAGGCCGGCTTCACCAAGATTCACCTCGACTGTTCGGAAGGCTGCCGGGGTGAGGCGGCTCAGGTCAGCGATGCCGTCAGCGCCGAACGCACGGCGGCACTGGCGAAAGTGTGCGAAGAGAATGCACCCGATGCCGGATCGTTGAGCTACATCGTCGGCACCGAAGTGCCGCCGCCCGGCGGGGCGCGTGCCGGCGACGACGGCATCGTCGCGACATCGCCCGACAGCGCCCGCGCCACACTCGCCGCGCAGCGCGGCGCCATCGAACGGCATGTGTCCGGCAAGGCCTGGGACCGGGTCATTGGCCTGGTGGTGCAGCCCGGCCTCGAATTCTCGGCCAACGACGTGCATCGCTTCGACAGCGGCGCGCCAGATCTTCTCTCGGCGGTGCTGACGGATCACCCGCATCTGGCCTTCGAGGCCCATTCCACCGACTACCAGCGCCCGGACGTTTTTCCGGAACTGGCACGGCGGCATTTCGCCATCCTCAAGGTCGGCCCGGCGCTGACCTTCGCCTACCGCCAGGCCATCTACGCGCTGGACCACATCGGCGCCTGGTATGGCTCGTCCGACCGCAGGAATCCGCTGCCGGCGACGATGGACGCGCTGATGCTGGCCGAGTCGGCGCATTGGGCAAAGCACTATACCGGCAGCGCCGCCGAGGTGCACCGCTTGCGCCATTTCGGCTATGCCGACCGCATCCGCTACTATTGGCCAAAGGCGGAGGGTGCTGTCAGGGCGGTGATCGGCGGGCTGGAGCAAACCAGCCCCGAGCCGCCGCTGATCGAACAGTATTTCGCCCCGGCGGTAATGGCGCGTGCCGAGACCTTGCAAGGCGCCGGCGCCAGCTGGCCGCGCGCGCTGATCCTGGCCCAGATCCAGGAAGCGCTGCTGCCCTATTTCGCCTGCTATGGCGAGGGCGGCTGA
- a CDS encoding gamma-glutamylcyclotransferase: MSKTLSGTAASAGKSVRRKAAMALTEALVARTLHVVEDAGPTPGLVYMTDADYARFRDEVLAGAPPGPLKLFAYGSLLWKPVGELKGGERAVATGWHRSFCFSVKRFRGTEEQPGLMMALDRGGQCQGMVFDIAEPVEDNLEALLRREMTILPAVNVPRWLQVRTADGVSRALGFVVDPVNPRYVGKMDKQAIAATLAKAVGHWGSGAEYLFETIRHLEACGIRDRNLWQLQALVAEEIEQKR, encoded by the coding sequence ATGAGCAAGACCCTGTCCGGCACCGCCGCTTCAGCTGGCAAATCCGTGCGGCGCAAAGCGGCCATGGCGCTGACCGAGGCGCTGGTTGCCCGCACCTTGCACGTGGTCGAGGATGCCGGGCCGACGCCCGGCCTGGTCTACATGACCGATGCCGACTACGCGCGCTTCCGCGACGAGGTGCTGGCTGGAGCACCGCCTGGACCGCTGAAGCTTTTCGCCTATGGGTCGCTGCTGTGGAAGCCGGTGGGCGAACTCAAAGGCGGCGAGCGGGCGGTGGCGACCGGCTGGCATCGCTCGTTCTGTTTCTCGGTGAAGCGCTTTCGGGGCACGGAGGAGCAGCCAGGCCTGATGATGGCGCTCGATCGCGGCGGACAGTGCCAGGGCATGGTGTTCGATATCGCCGAGCCGGTCGAGGATAATCTCGAAGCGCTGCTGCGCCGCGAGATGACCATCTTGCCCGCCGTCAACGTGCCGCGCTGGCTGCAAGTCAGAACCGCTGACGGTGTCTCGCGCGCTCTCGGCTTCGTCGTCGATCCGGTCAATCCGCGCTATGTCGGCAAGATGGACAAGCAGGCGATCGCGGCAACGCTGGCCAAGGCAGTCGGCCATTGGGGATCAGGTGCCGAATATCTGTTCGAGACCATCCGCCATCTCGAAGCCTGCGGCATCCGCGACCGCAATCTGTGGCAATTGCAGGCACTCGTGGCCGAGGAGATCGAGCAGAAGCGATAA
- a CDS encoding transcriptional regulator — translation MSTVDQMQSRGSLIERIAADRPSLSKAFGRIADVLISAPAEFMGRSIQEIAASAGVSEPSVVRFCRHYDFDGVPDFRIALAMSLVAENANPSRPFLEPTIADKAFVNRAMKMAVAREAVQLIDSDRSLILDSGSTIQYFAQHLRAASGRTILTTGLNIIETLWGCRQHTVMLPGGTVRFDARALTGRMVEQSLENMRFDTVYFGADSIDPEHGLSTFNEDEAHQNAAMANASRRLVVLVDSTKFRAPSLHRFCGIERIDTIVTDRNIPADIESSLRDRGVKLLIADHTGEDSIK, via the coding sequence ATGAGCACCGTTGATCAAATGCAATCCAGAGGCTCCCTGATCGAGAGGATCGCCGCTGATCGTCCCTCGCTCAGCAAGGCGTTTGGCCGCATCGCCGATGTGCTGATCAGCGCGCCCGCCGAATTCATGGGCCGCTCCATCCAGGAAATCGCCGCCTCCGCCGGCGTCAGCGAACCTTCCGTCGTGCGCTTCTGCCGCCACTATGATTTTGACGGCGTTCCTGATTTCCGTATCGCTTTGGCCATGTCGCTGGTGGCCGAGAATGCCAATCCGAGCCGGCCCTTCCTCGAACCGACGATCGCCGACAAGGCCTTCGTCAACCGGGCGATGAAAATGGCCGTGGCCAGGGAGGCCGTGCAGCTGATCGACAGCGACCGCTCGCTGATCCTCGATTCCGGCTCGACGATCCAGTATTTCGCCCAGCATCTGCGCGCCGCCTCCGGCCGCACCATCCTCACCACCGGCCTCAACATTATCGAGACGCTGTGGGGCTGCCGGCAGCACACGGTGATGCTGCCCGGCGGCACGGTGCGCTTCGATGCGCGCGCGCTGACCGGCCGCATGGTCGAGCAGTCGCTTGAGAACATGCGCTTCGACACGGTCTATTTCGGCGCCGACAGCATCGACCCGGAGCATGGGTTGAGCACCTTCAACGAGGACGAGGCACACCAGAACGCGGCCATGGCCAATGCCAGCCGGCGCCTTGTCGTGCTGGTCGATTCGACCAAATTCCGCGCCCCAAGCCTGCACCGTTTCTGCGGCATCGAGCGCATCGACACGATCGTCACGGATCGCAACATTCCGGCAGATATCGAGAGCAGCCTGCGCGACCGTGGCGTCAAGCTTCTGATCGCGGACCACACTGGTGAAGACAGCATAAAATGA
- a CDS encoding carbohydrate ABC transporter permease yields MRASLMAASPKKLLAYLILGAWSGLSVFLVVWVIMASLKNTRGLFGQPWSLPTSPVFENYVKAWVSNRFEHYFLNSFLVVSCSVVALLLVAVPAAYVLSRGQFKGRKTLLNFFIFGMGVPIPLLFIPLVVLTTELGIVDTLVGLGIVYVSIALPFTIYVLQGFFSSLPSELESAAIIDGCSDWQVFWHVMLPLAAPGAATVAILNFVALWNEYQISLVLINSPENRTLSLGIYSLITSMQYSGGNWPGLFAGVTIVMVPTVALYIFLSERMISGITMGGVK; encoded by the coding sequence ATGCGTGCGTCCCTGATGGCGGCTTCGCCGAAGAAACTGCTTGCCTATCTGATCCTGGGCGCCTGGAGCGGGCTGTCGGTCTTCCTGGTGGTCTGGGTGATCATGGCCTCGCTGAAGAACACGCGCGGCCTGTTCGGCCAGCCATGGAGCCTGCCGACCAGCCCGGTGTTCGAAAACTATGTGAAGGCCTGGGTCTCCAACCGGTTCGAGCACTATTTCCTCAACAGTTTCCTCGTTGTCTCCTGCTCGGTGGTGGCGCTGCTTCTGGTGGCGGTGCCCGCCGCCTATGTGCTCAGCCGTGGCCAGTTCAAAGGCCGCAAGACGCTGCTCAACTTCTTCATCTTCGGCATGGGCGTGCCGATTCCGCTGCTGTTCATCCCGCTGGTGGTGCTGACGACGGAGCTTGGCATCGTCGACACGCTGGTCGGCCTCGGCATCGTCTATGTCTCGATCGCGCTGCCCTTCACCATCTACGTGCTGCAGGGCTTCTTCTCGTCACTGCCGTCGGAGCTTGAATCGGCCGCCATCATCGACGGCTGCTCGGACTGGCAGGTGTTCTGGCATGTCATGCTGCCGCTGGCCGCACCCGGCGCGGCGACGGTCGCCATCCTCAATTTCGTGGCGCTGTGGAACGAGTACCAGATCTCGCTGGTGCTGATTAACAGCCCGGAAAACCGCACCTTGTCGCTCGGCATCTATTCCCTGATCACCTCGATGCAATATTCGGGCGGCAACTGGCCCGGCCTGTTCGCCGGCGTCACCATCGTCATGGTGCCGACCGTTGCCCTCTACATCTTCCTGTCGGAGCGCATGATCAGCGGCATCACCATGGGTGGTGTGAAGTGA
- a CDS encoding SIS domain-containing protein gives MSAKQQTRNDPLERWVTFNEAMAQPGIWRGWADPLGHHAEAIAAWIAERGHAEIWFCGAGTSAFIGDTLCAYLNAPPRQPRFRSVPTTDLVSCPGNFVRTDRRILVVSFGRSGNSSETIGALDLLDAHMPGADRLHFTCNAAGALATRQPPGPGEQRTVVMPAGTNDAGFAMTSSYTTMLLSALACFDPHPPLALGETLGRLADAGETVLDAALLVARAGRRPPSRAVFLGCGPLTGSARESALKVLELAHGNIPTAWDSTLGFRHGPKAVVDAETRVHVLMSSDPHTRRYDLDAANEIRAQFGAGCAVTLGPDKANVDLHVPMIGNDAWSSVLYVLAAQIQAIAWSDALRINVDNPFTEGNLSRVVDGVTLYPYPAAH, from the coding sequence ATGAGCGCCAAGCAGCAGACCCGCAACGATCCCCTCGAACGCTGGGTGACCTTCAACGAAGCGATGGCGCAGCCAGGCATCTGGCGCGGCTGGGCCGATCCGCTCGGCCATCACGCCGAGGCGATAGCGGCCTGGATCGCGGAGCGCGGCCACGCCGAGATCTGGTTCTGTGGCGCCGGCACCTCCGCCTTCATCGGCGACACGCTGTGCGCCTATCTGAACGCGCCACCGCGCCAGCCACGCTTTCGTTCGGTGCCGACAACCGATCTGGTCAGCTGCCCCGGCAATTTTGTCCGCACCGACCGCCGCATCCTGGTCGTGTCGTTCGGGCGCAGCGGCAACAGTTCCGAGACGATCGGCGCGCTCGATCTGCTCGACGCCCATATGCCCGGCGCCGACCGTCTGCATTTCACCTGCAACGCCGCCGGCGCACTGGCGACGCGGCAGCCGCCCGGGCCCGGCGAGCAGCGCACCGTGGTGATGCCGGCCGGAACCAACGATGCCGGCTTTGCCATGACCTCGAGCTACACCACGATGCTGCTCAGCGCGCTGGCCTGTTTCGACCCGCACCCGCCGCTGGCGCTTGGTGAAACGCTTGGCCGTCTTGCCGATGCCGGCGAGACCGTGCTTGACGCGGCCCTGCTGGTCGCCCGCGCTGGCCGCCGGCCGCCGTCGCGCGCCGTCTTCCTCGGCTGCGGTCCCCTCACCGGATCAGCGCGTGAAAGCGCGCTCAAGGTGCTGGAACTCGCGCATGGCAACATCCCCACCGCCTGGGATTCGACGCTCGGCTTCCGCCACGGCCCGAAAGCCGTCGTCGACGCGGAGACCCGCGTGCATGTGCTCATGTCCAGCGACCCGCACACGCGCAGATATGACCTCGATGCCGCCAACGAGATCCGCGCCCAGTTCGGCGCCGGCTGCGCCGTCACGCTTGGGCCCGACAAGGCCAATGTCGACCTGCATGTGCCGATGATAGGCAACGATGCCTGGAGCAGCGTGCTTTATGTGCTGGCGGCGCAGATACAGGCCATCGCCTGGTCCGACGCGCTACGCATCAATGTCGACAACCCGTTCACCGAGGGCAATCTGTCGCGCGTCGTCGACGGCGTGACGCTCTATCCCTACCCGGCGGCGCACTGA
- a CDS encoding carbohydrate ABC transporter permease, with the protein MRRRMVAVFLAPALILYLGFVVLPALQAFYLSFFQTSGFKDQEKWVGFGNYVQLAGDPVFWLAVTHMLLILLVGGVAVFGFAFLFTMLVNSGLWGKKLFRALIFMPNIIAMVGLSTFWSFVFMPRYGLLTNFFKSLGLDSLASVAWTAPEHVFWAMLVGVVWIFAGFFTILILAGADKIPTDMFDAARIEGASNRQMFRLITVPMIWDVIVITLVLWVIEAIKMMEYPYAFGGPNIDQNLYTPAIYLFIMGFGQRDPVYQLGYATAIGVAMFVFTIVAVLIVSGVSRRERVEF; encoded by the coding sequence ATGCGCCGACGCATGGTGGCGGTCTTCCTGGCCCCGGCATTGATCCTGTATCTGGGCTTTGTCGTGCTGCCGGCGCTGCAGGCCTTCTATCTCTCCTTCTTCCAGACATCCGGCTTCAAGGACCAGGAGAAGTGGGTCGGCTTCGGCAACTACGTGCAACTGGCCGGCGACCCCGTGTTCTGGCTGGCGGTGACGCATATGCTGCTGATCCTGCTGGTTGGCGGCGTGGCGGTGTTCGGCTTCGCCTTCCTGTTCACCATGCTGGTCAATTCGGGCCTGTGGGGCAAGAAACTGTTCCGCGCCCTGATCTTCATGCCCAACATCATCGCCATGGTCGGCCTGTCGACCTTCTGGTCCTTCGTCTTCATGCCACGCTACGGACTGTTGACCAATTTCTTCAAGTCGCTCGGGCTGGATAGCCTGGCCAGCGTGGCGTGGACGGCGCCGGAACATGTGTTCTGGGCGATGCTGGTCGGCGTCGTCTGGATCTTTGCCGGCTTCTTCACCATCCTGATCTTGGCCGGCGCCGACAAGATCCCGACCGACATGTTCGACGCGGCGCGCATCGAGGGCGCCAGCAATAGGCAGATGTTCCGTTTGATCACCGTGCCGATGATCTGGGACGTGATCGTCATCACGCTGGTTCTGTGGGTGATCGAAGCCATCAAAATGATGGAATATCCCTATGCGTTCGGTGGCCCCAACATCGACCAGAACCTTTATACGCCGGCGATCTACCTGTTCATCATGGGCTTCGGCCAGCGCGATCCGGTCTACCAGCTTGGCTATGCCACGGCGATCGGCGTCGCCATGTTCGTCTTCACCATCGTTGCCGTGCTGATCGTCAGCGGCGTGTCGCGCCGCGAACGGGTGGAGTTCTAG
- a CDS encoding ABC transporter substrate-binding protein encodes MMSSASRYALSVLTLTTGLTAFAGASLASELTFWSMWNEPEPQAEALRTIMDAYTKAHPETTFKVVWNGRQNQTKLRGALQAGTQVDFMDQDGDQLAGGLQKQGQAYQLDEALGDGFKDTLLPGAYDIYAEGGKHFQIPYVYNTVNFWYDKEIMKAAGVTAPKTWTELLAVCDAVKKTGKHALVVEGNDTAYTLLYFSNLMERELGPNAVVKTFEDKSGKAWLDPAVLDSAKKAYSLWDNCIAADARGFQYPAGQQTIALGDSMAELVGSWLPTELSSSTGSDFAWGAFNFPEVEGGKGKQTDLQVALLSMMVLKTAPHPKEAIDFLKYLTSPEAQKVLVEKGGVGVTAKGVAWPAVLADAYTAAQNATTLTNIYGGMSINYADFYTTKFAPEHNKMFLGQVTPEDFVKMMSEETKKYWEGK; translated from the coding sequence ATGATGTCGTCCGCGTCGCGTTACGCTCTTTCGGTACTGACCTTAACCACCGGCCTGACCGCCTTTGCCGGCGCCAGCCTCGCTTCCGAACTCACCTTCTGGTCCATGTGGAACGAGCCGGAGCCGCAGGCCGAGGCGCTGCGCACCATCATGGACGCCTATACAAAGGCGCATCCCGAGACGACGTTCAAGGTTGTGTGGAACGGCCGCCAGAACCAGACCAAGCTGCGCGGCGCGCTGCAGGCTGGAACGCAGGTCGACTTCATGGACCAGGACGGCGACCAGCTGGCCGGCGGCCTGCAGAAGCAGGGCCAGGCGTATCAGCTCGACGAGGCGCTCGGCGACGGTTTCAAGGACACGCTGCTGCCCGGCGCCTATGACATCTACGCCGAGGGCGGCAAGCATTTCCAGATCCCCTACGTCTACAACACCGTCAACTTCTGGTACGACAAGGAGATCATGAAGGCTGCCGGCGTCACGGCGCCGAAGACCTGGACGGAACTGCTCGCCGTCTGCGACGCGGTCAAGAAGACCGGCAAGCATGCGCTGGTCGTCGAGGGCAACGACACCGCCTACACGCTGCTCTACTTCTCCAATCTCATGGAACGTGAGCTCGGGCCGAATGCGGTCGTCAAGACCTTCGAGGACAAGTCGGGCAAGGCCTGGCTCGACCCGGCGGTCCTCGATTCGGCCAAGAAGGCCTACAGCCTGTGGGACAATTGCATTGCCGCCGACGCGCGCGGCTTCCAGTACCCGGCGGGCCAGCAGACGATTGCGCTGGGCGACTCGATGGCCGAACTGGTTGGCTCCTGGCTGCCGACCGAGCTCAGCTCGTCAACCGGCAGCGATTTTGCCTGGGGCGCCTTCAATTTCCCGGAAGTCGAGGGCGGCAAGGGCAAGCAGACCGACCTGCAGGTGGCGCTGCTGTCGATGATGGTGCTGAAGACAGCGCCGCATCCGAAGGAAGCGATCGACTTCCTGAAATACCTGACCAGCCCGGAAGCGCAGAAGGTGCTGGTTGAAAAGGGCGGCGTCGGCGTGACCGCCAAGGGCGTGGCCTGGCCGGCGGTGCTGGCCGATGCCTACACGGCGGCGCAGAACGCCACCACGCTGACCAACATCTATGGCGGCATGAGCATCAACTACGCCGATTTCTACACGACGAAATTCGCGCCCGAGCACAACAAGATGTTCCTCGGCCAGGTCACTCCGGAGGACTTCGTCAAGATGATGTCTGAGGAAACCAAGAAGTACTGGGAAGGCAAATAG
- a CDS encoding MFS transporter, with amino-acid sequence MPGMNDGQLCERLPAETITGAQTLLFATAVGVIVTNLFAPQTLVGLIGPSLGASAAGVGLVAMATLLGYAAGLFFLVPLADLSENRTLIMRMLIAAALAAGIAAFAPTAASLLIVLFILGAACSAIQILVPIAASMAPPGQDGRVIGDVMSGLMAGILLARPLASLVADAWGWRAFYGLSAAALVLLTIVLAFTLPRRRPAAKSSYGALIASLLRLLKDEPVLRRRALTASLVMAAFSLFWTAVALRLALPPFGLGQRGIALFALVGAGGAVVTPLFGRAGDRGWTRPATIACHLVLIGALALAAWAGSDGPSWWPLVLMGVSAVLLDIGVTGDQTLGRRAINLLQPTARGRLNGLFVGIFFIGGAIGSMLAGITWAWGGWPLVCATGAVFGVAALLVDWIGGAQ; translated from the coding sequence ATGCCCGGAATGAATGACGGCCAGTTGTGCGAGCGCCTGCCCGCCGAGACCATCACCGGTGCGCAGACGCTGCTGTTTGCCACCGCCGTCGGCGTTATCGTCACCAACCTGTTCGCGCCGCAGACACTGGTCGGCCTGATCGGCCCTTCACTGGGCGCCAGCGCCGCGGGCGTCGGGCTTGTCGCCATGGCCACGCTGCTCGGCTATGCCGCCGGCCTGTTCTTCCTGGTGCCGCTGGCCGATCTCTCCGAAAACCGCACACTGATCATGCGCATGCTGATCGCGGCGGCATTGGCGGCCGGCATCGCGGCATTCGCGCCCACCGCTGCCTCGCTGCTGATCGTCCTGTTCATTCTGGGTGCTGCCTGCTCGGCGATCCAGATCCTCGTGCCGATCGCCGCTTCGATGGCGCCGCCCGGACAGGATGGCCGCGTCATCGGCGATGTCATGAGCGGGTTGATGGCCGGCATCCTGCTGGCGCGCCCACTGGCCAGCCTCGTCGCCGATGCCTGGGGCTGGCGGGCCTTCTATGGCCTCAGCGCGGCGGCTCTCGTGCTGCTCACCATCGTGCTCGCCTTCACCTTGCCACGGCGCAGGCCGGCGGCGAAATCCTCCTATGGCGCGTTGATCGCGTCGCTGCTGCGCCTGCTCAAAGATGAACCCGTGCTGCGGCGGCGCGCCCTGACGGCAAGCCTGGTGATGGCCGCGTTCAGCCTGTTCTGGACAGCCGTGGCGCTTCGCCTGGCACTGCCGCCCTTCGGCCTTGGGCAGCGCGGCATCGCACTCTTCGCGCTGGTTGGCGCCGGTGGCGCCGTGGTCACGCCTTTGTTCGGCCGGGCCGGTGACCGAGGCTGGACGCGGCCGGCGACCATCGCCTGCCATCTCGTGCTGATCGGCGCGCTGGCGCTGGCCGCCTGGGCCGGGTCCGATGGGCCGTCATGGTGGCCGCTGGTGCTGATGGGCGTCAGCGCCGTGCTGCTCGATATCGGCGTCACCGGTGATCAGACGCTTGGCCGCCGCGCCATCAACCTGCTTCAGCCCACGGCACGCGGCCGCCTCAACGGCCTGTTCGTCGGCATCTTCTTCATCGGCGGCGCCATTGGTTCCATGCTGGCCGGCATCACCTGGGCCTGGGGTGGGTGGCCTCTAGTCTGCGCCACCGGCGCGGTGTTCGGCGTGGCCGCGCTTCTGGTCGACTGGATCGGCGGCGCGCAGTAG